The Desulfosoma sp. region ACAAATTGGGCCTCATGCGCAAACATAATATCAGCACCAAGGATTTTCGTGAACTCGCATCGGAACTGGCCCGCATATTGACCTGGGTTGTTTTCGCCATCGGGGGCATGGATTTCTCGGCGGGAGATTTCACCATCAAGGGAATCGGGCTTGTGGGTATCAGCGGTGTGGCCCTGAACCTTCTCCTGCCCGGCCGGGCCGAACGAGGGTAGAAAGCCGGCGCCTAAGCCTTGGCATCCGAACACTGATTTTTCTGAACCCAATATCAGCCCGTTTCCTCGCCTGAAGGGCTGCGATGTGGTTCGCGTAATCGTTCCAGAAGGTTGCAAACACTGCAACGGGTTCCGTAACAGGGTTCTCCGCATCGGTCACATGTGCCGAAATCTTCCGTAAGCTGCGGCGCGGACCGTGTCTCAACGTAGGCAAACAAGAAATCCCTTTTGGTTCCCGGCATTTTGCCTTCCAGCATGTCCAAAGCTTCTTGAAAGATACGGCTTGTGGCCCCTCGAGACAAAGGACAGGCTTCTTCCAAGAATTCAATCCCGTGGACACGGCAGTATGTGCGGATTTCGTGCGCTGATACGCGATATAGGGGTTTGATTTTGGCCGGCACTCGAGGATGCACAGAAGGCAGGTAGGGGTAGTGCTTTTCGATGTATTCTCGACGGTTACGCACGAGATTTCCCAGGAGTCTTCCGGCTTCATCGTCCAGGTTATGACCTGTGGCGATGACTCGAAACCCTTCCTGAACCGCCAGGCGGTTGAGCAGTCGGCGTTTGATCATACCGCAGACGGAACAAATGGGGCGGCGGGTTTTTTGACGGATTTCCCAAATGGAATAGCCGATGAGATCCTTCAGGGTATAGCTCGTCCAGGAAAGATTTCGGTTTCGAGCAAAGGCGGCGACGGCTTCTTGCGAGGCTTTCGAAAACGAAGGAATCCCTAGATTCAGGTGAACCCCTTTGGTGACATAACCCAATTCGTTTAAGACCGACCAAGTCGCCAAGGAATCCTTACCACCCGAAACAGCCACCAGGATCGGTTCGTCGGCCTTGATGGGGAATTTTTTCATGGCCCTAAGAACCGCACGGTGAAAGAAAACTTCAAAACACGATTCACAAAAATTGGCATGATGACTAGGCAGCGCGATGACGGCTTGTTGCCGACATCGCGTGCACTTGGCCGATTGAGAAAGCGGCCTGTTTTCTTGAAAACCCATGACGACTTCCGCTTCTTCTCAAAGCCTAGAAAGGTTCCGTTTTGATGACAAAGGGAGCTGCGTCCGTGGAAACGGCGCAGGGGACATCAAGAATCCGCTGCATGTATCCGGGAAGCGTTCGGAAACGTTCCAGAAGCTGCGGCGTGTAGCTTAAAAGGCCCTGAAGCCCGCGATCAGCGGCACGGCGTTGCAGTTCTTTTTCCTCCACCTCCAGCACATCGTCCATGGCACAAACGGAAAAGGCGAAATCCAGCATATAGCCCACGATATAGGCGGCGTATTGGCGCCTAAAAGGGAAGACGGCATCGAGGGTCTTGGTGATCACGTTGTAGGCGTCGGGAAAGAAAAACGGCGAATCGTTATGCAGTCCAAGAATCCCTTTTGGACGCAGCCTTGCTGCGCACAAGCTGTAAAATTCCCGGGTGTACACATACTTGGACGGTTCCATGGGATCGGTCAGATCCAACAAGATGACATCAAAGGTTTCGGCGGTTTCTTCCACAAATTTTCGGCCATCGCCGATGATGAGGTGAACGCGAGGATCTTCAAAAGCGGCCCCGCAGATGCTTCGAAGGTGCTCTTTGGCGATATCCACCACCTCCCCGTCCAATTCCACCATGGTCACGTGGGTCACCGACGGATACTTCAACACTTCTTCCAATGTCCCTCCATCGCCGCCCCCGATAATCAGAACGCTCCGGGGGTTGGCATGAAGCATCATGGCCGGATGCACCAACGATTCGTGGTAAAAAAACTCGTCTTTTTCCGATGTTTGAAACCGACGGTCCAGAAAAAGGGTCACGCCGAAATCGGGGGAGTCCACCACCTCCACGAGCTGGTAAGGGGTCTTTCGACGGTGAATCACGCGGCGAATTTCAAACCGGCGCCCCATGCTTGCCGTGAAAGGCTCATAGAGAATCATGTCACGATCAGTCATCAAGAAAGCCTCCTCGCTTGAAAATTTTTGAGCGGCTCACTATAGAGGAAACGTTTTCAAATCTCAAACGCGGATTCAACTTTCTTTCTTTAGAACATTTCGGCCTTATACGCCGTGTTTCAGGAGTGTGTGCATGGACGGCATGCATTATGAAGGTATCATCATTCGGCCTCCCAGTGAGGCGGACAGTATTCTTTTGCAGGTCACCGTAGGGTGCAGCCATAATAAATGCACCTTTTGCGGGACTTACAAAGGGGTACGGTTTCGGATCAAGGATCAAGAGATCATCGACCAGGATATCGCCTATGCGGCACGTCATTTCCCTTTCCTTCGCCGAGTGTTTCTCACCGACGGCGACGCCCTCATTGTGCCGCAACCAAGACTTGTGGATATTTTGCAAAAAATTCGACGGGCCATGCCCTGGATTCAGAGGGTTGGCCTGTATGGAAACGCCAAGAGCATTTTACGTAAGACCCCTCAAGAACTTGCCGAACTGAAGGAATTGGGGCTAGGGATCGTGTACCTGGGCGTGGAAAGCGGTGACCCGGAAACCCTTCGCGCCATTCGCAAAGGCATTTCACGGGAAAAACTTATCGAGGCCGGCCGTCGGGTTCGAGAAGCCGGTATCAAGCTTTCGGTCACGGTTCTTTTGGGTATCGCCGGAAGGGATCGATCCTTGCAGCATGCGCAGGCTACCGGGTCCCTGCTTTCAGCCATGGACCCTCACTATGTGGGAGCCTTAACCCTGATGGTGCTTCCCAACACGGAACTGGGTGAGCAGGTTCGCCGAGGTGCTTTTGTGCTTCCTACCCCTGAAGAACTCCTCAGGGAACTGCGGGAAATGCTGGCCTCCACACACATGTCCCGCGGCTTGTTTCTTTCCAATCACGCGTCCAACTATTTACCCATCAAGGTGAAAATGCCTTCGGATAAGGAAAAGGGCCTGGATTTGATCGATGCCGCCTTGAAGCGCCAAGTTCCGTTGAAGCCTGAATGGATGCGCGCGCTCTAGGCTGAAATCGGCGCTTTTCTTTGGAGCCTGTTCGGGAACGGCAACGCAGGAGTTCTCTGAAAACACATTTCTTCGTAGGGCCGCTGGCGTTTGAACTGGATGGAAGTCGGTTTTCCTTGTAAAAACCAAGGGGCTTTTGGCTTCTCTGAGATGCTCCCGACACTGGAAAAACTGAAGAAGAATTCCGACCTCATGGTTTTATGTCTGCCCCCATTTGAGTTTGGTGCGAAGAATGTCGAAGTAATCGGTGCTGGCAGGTTTGATGAGTTTGAGGCTATGGGGGGACATGGCCATGGAAATGGAATCCTTGGGAGAAAGATGATACCCTACCTGCCCGTCGCAGGTCAGGGTCACGTCTTGAGCTTTCTCGTCTAGTCTCACTTCAATGAGCGATGAAGCCGGCAAAATGATAGGACGGTTGGTCAAGGTAAAGGGACAGATGGGGGTCAAAATGACCGCCTGCGCCGTAGGATAGACGATGGGACCGCCTGCGGAGAGATTGTAAGCCGTCGAACCCGTCGGGGTGGCCACGATGAGGCCGTCGGCACGGTAATGAGTCAGGTAGCGACCGTCAATAAAGGTCTCCAGCTCTACGATACGGGCAAGCGCTCCCTTATTGATCACCGCATCATTGAGAACCGTCTGGACAAAGAGCTCTTGACCCCGGCTTTCAATGACCACGCGCAGCCGCATACGCTCTTCGATTTCGTAGGCTCCAGAAAGCACATGGTCCAGATCCTGAAAACAGCGTTCTCGGCTGATTTCCGTGAGAAAACCCAACCCACCCAAGTTCACACCCACAATAGGAACATCCCGGTCCGCCACTTGACGGGCGACACTGAGCAAGGTGCCGTCCCCGCCGAGAACAATGACCGCATCGGCATCCATGGGCAGAGGCGATGGTGGGTTTGTTATTTCTGTTTCCGGAAGGTTTTCTCGAGCCGTCGCGTCAAAGCCTCGAGCCGTGAGCCATGCAACCAGTTCTTGCGCCAGCCGGGCGGCATCGCTTCGACCTTTCTTGTAAATAATCAGGAGACGTTCCATGAACCTTGACCCTCTCTGTCGCCCCCAATGGGCGTCTTCGCCTTGAATCATCACGCGAAACTCGTTGCCAAAAGCCCAAAGACAACGTATTGTATTTCACCGTTCGGTGCAAACGCTTCTTGGGAAAAACAGCACATGAAAACCCTTCTTCGAGATGATAGCTTCGGTCCGCAGCGCATTCTCGTGGTGGATGACGAGCGCAGCGTGCGGGAGTTGGTGGCGGAAAGCTTAAGCTACATCGGCCACCATGTGGATATGGCCTCCGACGGCTTGGACGCTTCCGAAAAGCTCAAACTCGCCCCGTACGATATTGTGATCACCGACATGGACATGCCTCGCATGGACGGCATGGAACTCATCGAGCATATCAGGCAGCATTACCCGCACACCGATGTTATCGCCATCACCGGACATGCCACCCGTTACAAGTATGTGGAAGTGATCAGCGCCGGAGCGGCGGATTTCATCACCAAACCTTTTGGTCTGGACAAGCTGGAAGCCAAGATACGACGGCTTCTTCGCGAGCGGTTTTTGCGTCGAGAACTGGAGCAGCTGGCCATTCGAGATCCCTTGACCGGCCTTTTCAACCGACGCCATTTTCGAAACGTCTTGATCCAGGAAGCGGTACGCTCCATCCGTTACGGTCATCCCCTTTTTCTGGTCTTTATCGATATCGATTTTTTCAAGCAGTACAATGACCAGGAAGGTCATCAGGCGGGAGATGCTCTGCTTATTGAACTGGGGACCATTCTGCAGCAGTCCATTCGAGAACATGTGGATTCGGCGTTTCGTTACGGAGGTGATGAATTCACCGTGGTGTTGCCGTATCTTAACGCCGACCAAGTGCGTATCGTGGTGGAACGCGTTCAAAAACGATACGCCGCTTTGGATGCAGCCCCCACAACCTTGTCCATTGGGGCCGCTCGGTTTAAAAACCTCAACGGGGACGTGGAAAAAAGCGTCGAGGACCTCATTGAACGTGCCGATAAGGCTCAGTATCGTGCTAAAAAGGAGCTGGGCGGCAATCGACTGTGCCTCGACGGCGATGACATTCCCTTTGAAACATCTTCCGCGGCCGCCGACGAACCGTCTCGATCCGTTGTCTAACCCGTTGATTCTCTTTCATTCCGTGACGCTTTTAGGCTTCAGCTTCTGAAAGCCCCGTTTGGAAACACCGCTCAATTTTTTCTTGACATCCCGGGTTCGTGCTCTTATACAAGGTCCGCTTTTTTAAACTTTCTGTTTAATATAGGTAAACCATGGAGGACGGCCTCAAGATCGGAGATAAGCTCCGAAGACTTCGCATGGAAAACGGCCTGACCCAGGAAGAACTGGCCAATCGGGCTTATTTGACCAAGGGATTCATTTCCCAGTTGGAACGGGACTTGACGTCGCCGTCCATTGCCACGTTGAAAAGTATTCTGGACGTGTTGGGAGTGGATCTAGCCGAGTTTTTTCAGGATATGCCCAGGCCGACCGTGGTGGCTCGCAAGAGATCGCGCGTCCTCAGTTCTGAATCCACGGAGGAGTGCGCCATTTATTTTCTTTTGCCAAGGGCCTTGGGCCGGATCATGGATCCGGTGATTGTGCGCATGCAGAAAGGTGGCCGAACCGTGGAACACACCCCTCATGAGGGAGAAGAGTTCGGCTTTGTGATCAAGGGATCGGTGACCTTGTGGTTCGACAACAAACCTTATCGCTTGAGTGTGGGGGATTGTTTTTATTTTAAGAGTTCCACGCGGCATTGGGTGGAAAATTCCGGTCGGGGCGAAGCGCATCTTCTGTGGGTGGTGAGCCAGTCCCGGTTTTGAGGCTCTGGGCCGCTGATTTAGGAATACCGTCACCGGCAGCTTTCGGCTTCCGGACGATTCATCGAAAGGTCGGGGAGGTACCGCACATGAACATGAAAAAACCGGAATTCGGCTTCGGGGTCCATCTTATGCTGGACGGGTACGGATGTGATCCCGAAGTTTTGCAAGACATCAACGTGATTTACAATTTCTTGGACGAATATCCACAAGAAATGGAAATGACCAAGATTATGCCCCCGTATGTCTTTCGGTACAAAGGGGTGGTCCCTGAAGACTGGGGGATTTCCGGCTTTGTGCTTATTGCGGAAAGTCACATCAGCATTCATACCTTCCCGGAAAAAAGGTATCTCAGTTTGGATATGTTTTCCTGCAAACCTTTCGATACCGACAAAGCGGTGGCTGTCGTCAAGGAACGGTTTCGCATACAAAAATGTGAAATCCATGTTTTGGATCGAGGACAGGAATTCCCCAACACCATCGAAGATTCCACGCACGTGGTGCGCATGGATCGCATGCTGCGCCAGCGGAGCCGCTGATTTTTCATGACGAGAAACACCCATGGGCTGGGGGCCGAGGTGATGGATCATCTCGGTCCCTGTTTGTCTTTTTTGGGCTTGCCGGAATACAGCCGTCCCGTGAATGAGGCTCGAGCGGTGATCGTGGCGGCGCCCTATGATGGAACCACCACCTTTCGAGCGGGCACTCGAGAAGGACCTCGAGCCATCCTTGCGGCCTCTCGAGAACTTGAATGCTATGAAGAAGATACGGGCACAGAGCCGTACCGGTATGGGATCGCCACTTTGGGAGAACTGCGGGTCACGGCCGTTTCCCCTCGAGACATGGTGGAAAGGGTTCATGCCGTGGGGAAGGCCCTCTTGGCCGCGGAAAAGATTCCGGTCCTTCTCGGCGGCGAGCATCTCATGTCTTTGGGCATGATTCAGGCGGCTGCAGCTCGGTTTCACTCTTTGACGGTTCTTCATCTGGACGCTCATCCCGATCTTCGCGCATCCTACCAGGAAACCCCGTTCAGCAACGCGTGTGTCATGCGCCATGTGCTGGACAGTGTTCATCTGGTTCAAGTGGGATTGCGTTCCATGACTCGGGAAGAACATGAACTGATTCGTGAAAAGGCTATTCCTGCTTTTTTCGCCGAGGAGGTGGTTCGAGACTCCCACACGATTCCTCGAATTCTGGACCTTTTGGGTCCTGA contains the following coding sequences:
- a CDS encoding NAD(+)/NADH kinase, encoding MERLLIIYKKGRSDAARLAQELVAWLTARGFDATARENLPETEITNPPSPLPMDADAVIVLGGDGTLLSVARQVADRDVPIVGVNLGGLGFLTEISRERCFQDLDHVLSGAYEIEERMRLRVVIESRGQELFVQTVLNDAVINKGALARIVELETFIDGRYLTHYRADGLIVATPTGSTAYNLSAGGPIVYPTAQAVILTPICPFTLTNRPIILPASSLIEVRLDEKAQDVTLTCDGQVGYHLSPKDSISMAMSPHSLKLIKPASTDYFDILRTKLKWGQT
- a CDS encoding diguanylate cyclase; translated protein: MKTLLRDDSFGPQRILVVDDERSVRELVAESLSYIGHHVDMASDGLDASEKLKLAPYDIVITDMDMPRMDGMELIEHIRQHYPHTDVIAITGHATRYKYVEVISAGAADFITKPFGLDKLEAKIRRLLRERFLRRELEQLAIRDPLTGLFNRRHFRNVLIQEAVRSIRYGHPLFLVFIDIDFFKQYNDQEGHQAGDALLIELGTILQQSIREHVDSAFRYGGDEFTVVLPYLNADQVRIVVERVQKRYAALDAAPTTLSIGAARFKNLNGDVEKSVEDLIERADKAQYRAKKELGGNRLCLDGDDIPFETSSAAADEPSRSVV
- a CDS encoding radical SAM protein, with product MDGMHYEGIIIRPPSEADSILLQVTVGCSHNKCTFCGTYKGVRFRIKDQEIIDQDIAYAARHFPFLRRVFLTDGDALIVPQPRLVDILQKIRRAMPWIQRVGLYGNAKSILRKTPQELAELKELGLGIVYLGVESGDPETLRAIRKGISREKLIEAGRRVREAGIKLSVTVLLGIAGRDRSLQHAQATGSLLSAMDPHYVGALTLMVLPNTELGEQVRRGAFVLPTPEELLRELREMLASTHMSRGLFLSNHASNYLPIKVKMPSDKEKGLDLIDAALKRQVPLKPEWMRAL
- the speB gene encoding agmatinase, with product MTRNTHGLGAEVMDHLGPCLSFLGLPEYSRPVNEARAVIVAAPYDGTTTFRAGTREGPRAILAASRELECYEEDTGTEPYRYGIATLGELRVTAVSPRDMVERVHAVGKALLAAEKIPVLLGGEHLMSLGMIQAAAARFHSLTVLHLDAHPDLRASYQETPFSNACVMRHVLDSVHLVQVGLRSMTREEHELIREKAIPAFFAEEVVRDSHTIPRILDLLGPDVYVTIDLDVLDPSIMPAVGTPEPGGLGWYDLLSLLRAVTTQKRIVGFDVMELCPIPGMVAPDFLAARLVHKMLAHIFLDKP
- the speD gene encoding adenosylmethionine decarboxylase; this translates as MNMKKPEFGFGVHLMLDGYGCDPEVLQDINVIYNFLDEYPQEMEMTKIMPPYVFRYKGVVPEDWGISGFVLIAESHISIHTFPEKRYLSLDMFSCKPFDTDKAVAVVKERFRIQKCEIHVLDRGQEFPNTIEDSTHVVRMDRMLRQRSR
- a CDS encoding ATP-binding protein, producing MGFQENRPLSQSAKCTRCRQQAVIALPSHHANFCESCFEVFFHRAVLRAMKKFPIKADEPILVAVSGGKDSLATWSVLNELGYVTKGVHLNLGIPSFSKASQEAVAAFARNRNLSWTSYTLKDLIGYSIWEIRQKTRRPICSVCGMIKRRLLNRLAVQEGFRVIATGHNLDDEAGRLLGNLVRNRREYIEKHYPYLPSVHPRVPAKIKPLYRVSAHEIRTYCRVHGIEFLEEACPLSRGATSRIFQEALDMLEGKMPGTKRDFLFAYVETRSAPQLTEDFGTCDRCGEPCYGTRCSVCNLLERLREPHRSPSGEETG
- a CDS encoding cupin domain-containing protein encodes the protein MEDGLKIGDKLRRLRMENGLTQEELANRAYLTKGFISQLERDLTSPSIATLKSILDVLGVDLAEFFQDMPRPTVVARKRSRVLSSESTEECAIYFLLPRALGRIMDPVIVRMQKGGRTVEHTPHEGEEFGFVIKGSVTLWFDNKPYRLSVGDCFYFKSSTRHWVENSGRGEAHLLWVVSQSRF
- a CDS encoding uracil phosphoribosyltransferase; this encodes MPVHIVNHPLVRHKLGLMRKHNISTKDFRELASELARILTWVVFAIGGMDFSAGDFTIKGIGLVGISGVALNLLLPGRAERG
- the speE gene encoding polyamine aminopropyltransferase; its protein translation is MTDRDMILYEPFTASMGRRFEIRRVIHRRKTPYQLVEVVDSPDFGVTLFLDRRFQTSEKDEFFYHESLVHPAMMLHANPRSVLIIGGGDGGTLEEVLKYPSVTHVTMVELDGEVVDIAKEHLRSICGAAFEDPRVHLIIGDGRKFVEETAETFDVILLDLTDPMEPSKYVYTREFYSLCAARLRPKGILGLHNDSPFFFPDAYNVITKTLDAVFPFRRQYAAYIVGYMLDFAFSVCAMDDVLEVEEKELQRRAADRGLQGLLSYTPQLLERFRTLPGYMQRILDVPCAVSTDAAPFVIKTEPF